One stretch of Variovorax sp. 54 DNA includes these proteins:
- the rplJ gene encoding 50S ribosomal protein L10 — protein sequence MSLNRSEKEAVISDVTSLAAKAQTLVMAEYRGISVADMTKLRAEARSKGVTLSVLKNTLARRAVAGSAFEVIGDQMTGPLIYGFSEDAVAAAKVVADFAKTNDKLVIRGGAFGGKALDVNGVKQLASIPSKEVLLAQLLGLMQSPISRTARVLAALAAKRGEGEAAPATDAPAEAEAQPA from the coding sequence TTGAGTCTGAATCGCAGTGAGAAAGAAGCGGTCATCAGTGATGTGACCAGCCTCGCCGCAAAAGCTCAAACGCTCGTGATGGCGGAATACCGTGGTATTTCGGTTGCCGACATGACCAAACTGCGTGCCGAAGCTCGCAGCAAGGGTGTGACCCTGAGTGTTCTGAAGAACACCCTGGCACGCCGTGCTGTGGCTGGTAGCGCATTTGAAGTCATTGGCGACCAGATGACCGGTCCGCTGATCTACGGCTTTTCCGAAGACGCAGTGGCCGCCGCCAAGGTGGTGGCCGACTTCGCGAAGACCAACGACAAGTTGGTGATTCGCGGTGGTGCGTTTGGCGGCAAGGCCCTGGACGTGAACGGCGTGAAGCAGCTCGCAAGCATCCCTTCGAAGGAAGTGCTGTTGGCGCAGTTGCTGGGCTTGATGCAATCCCCGATTTCCCGTACGGCACGCGTTCTCGCGGCGCTGGCCGCGAAGCGTGGCGAAGGCGAAGCAGCACCCGCAACCGATGCACCGGCGGAAGCCGAAGCGCAGCCCGCGTAA
- the rplK gene encoding 50S ribosomal protein L11 has translation MAKKIVGFIKLQVPAGKANPSPPIGPALGQRGLNIMEFCKAFNAQTQGVEPGLPLPVVITAFADKSFTFIIKTPPAITLIKKAIKLDKGSARPHTDKVGKITRAQLEEIAKAKMKDLTAADLDAAVRTIAGSARSMGVNVEGV, from the coding sequence ATGGCGAAAAAAATCGTCGGCTTCATCAAGCTGCAAGTGCCAGCTGGTAAGGCCAACCCGTCACCACCCATCGGTCCCGCACTGGGCCAGCGTGGTTTGAACATCATGGAGTTCTGCAAGGCGTTCAATGCGCAAACCCAAGGCGTCGAGCCGGGTCTGCCGCTGCCGGTGGTCATCACCGCGTTCGCTGACAAGAGCTTCACCTTCATCATCAAGACGCCCCCGGCGATCACCTTGATCAAGAAGGCCATCAAGCTGGACAAGGGCTCGGCCCGTCCGCATACCGACAAGGTCGGCAAGATCACGCGCGCTCAGCTCGAAGAAATTGCCAAGGCCAAGATGAAGGACCTGACTGCCGCCGACCTCGACGCAGCAGTTCGCACCATCGCCGGCTCGGCCCGCTCGATGGGCGTGAATGTGGAGGGCGTGTAA
- the rpoB gene encoding DNA-directed RNA polymerase subunit beta: protein MAQSSAYSYTERKRIRKSFGNRDSVVEIPYLLQMQKDAYTAFLQAGIAPKQRTVEGLQAAFDAAFPIVSHNGFVEMKFLEYNLAKPAFDVRECQTRGLTFASAVRAKVQLIIYDRESSTSQSKVVKEVKEQEVYMGEVPLMTDKGSFIINGTERVIVSQLHRSPGVFFEHDKGKTHSSGKLLFSARVIPYRGSWLDFEFDPKDMLYFRVDRRRKMPVTILLKAIGLNPESILANFFVNDNFRLMDSGAQMEFVSERLRGEVARFDITDKSGKVVVAKDKRVTARHTRELEQGGTTHISVPEDFLIGRVIARNIVDADSGEILAKANDELTEALLKKLRTAGVQDIQVIYTNELDQGAYISQTLRIDETVDEFAARVAIYRMMRPGEPPTEDAVQALFQRLFYNPDTYDLSRVGRMKFNAKVGRDESTGPMVLTNEDILAVVKILVDLRNGNGEVDDIDHLGNRRVRCVGELAENQYRTGLARIEKAVKERLGQAEQEPLMPHDLINSKPISAALKEFFGASQLSQFMDQTNPLSEITHKRRVSALGPGGLTRERAGFEVRDVHVTHYGRVCPIETPEGPNIGLINSLALYARLNEYGFIETPYRRVVDSKVTMDIDYLSAIEEGKYVIAQANAVLDKDGTLTGDLVSAREAGESILVGAERIQYMDVSPAQIVSVAASLVPFLEHDDANRALMGANMQRQAVPVLRPEKPMVGTGIERVSAVDSGTVVTATRGGIVDYVDATRVVVRVNDAEAAAGEVGVDIYNLIKYQRSNQNTNIHQRPIVKRGDKIAKGDVVADGASTDLGELALGQNMLIAFMPWNGYNFEDSILISERVVAEDRYTSIHIEELVVMARDTKLGAEEITRDIPNLAEQQLNRLDESGIIYVGAEVQPGDTLVGKVTPKGETTLTPEEKLLRAIFGEKASDVKDTSLRVDQGSQGTVIDVQVFTREGIQRDKRAQQIIDDELKRFRLDLNDQLRIVEADAFDRIEKLLTGKVANGGPNKLAKGTKLDKAYLSSVEKFHWFDIRPAEDEVATQLESIKNSLEQTRHSFDLAFEEKRKKLTQGDELPAGVLKMVKVYLAVKRRLQPGDKMAGRHGNKGVVSKIVPVEDMPHMADGTPCDICLNPLGVPSRMNVGQVLEVHLGWAGKGIGQRIGDMLQQEAKVAELRKFLEQLYNGSGRKEELDQLSDTELLSMAANLQSGATFATPVFDGASEEEIRGMLKLAYPDDIAKLKGLTDTRTQAYLYDGRTGDQFERPVTVGYMHFLKLHHLVDDKMHARSTGPYSLVTQQPLGGKAQFGGQRFGEMEVWALEAYGAAYVLQEMLTVKSDDVQGRTKVYESIVKGEHSIEAGMPESFNVLVKEIRSLGLDIELERS from the coding sequence ATGGCCCAATCGTCCGCGTACAGTTACACCGAACGCAAGCGCATCCGAAAAAGTTTCGGTAACCGCGACAGCGTCGTCGAAATCCCTTACCTGCTGCAGATGCAGAAAGACGCGTACACCGCGTTCCTGCAAGCCGGCATCGCTCCCAAACAACGCACCGTCGAAGGCCTGCAGGCCGCATTCGACGCCGCCTTCCCGATCGTCTCGCACAACGGTTTCGTCGAGATGAAGTTCCTCGAGTACAACCTGGCGAAGCCGGCGTTCGATGTGCGTGAGTGCCAGACCCGCGGTCTGACCTTCGCCTCGGCCGTGCGCGCCAAGGTGCAGCTCATCATCTATGACCGCGAGTCGTCGACCTCGCAGTCGAAGGTGGTCAAGGAAGTGAAGGAACAAGAGGTCTACATGGGCGAAGTGCCGCTCATGACCGACAAGGGTTCGTTCATCATCAACGGCACCGAGCGCGTGATCGTCTCGCAGCTGCACCGTTCGCCCGGCGTGTTCTTCGAACACGACAAGGGCAAGACGCACAGCTCGGGCAAGCTGCTGTTCTCGGCCCGCGTGATTCCTTACCGCGGTTCGTGGCTCGACTTCGAGTTCGACCCGAAGGACATGCTGTACTTCCGCGTGGACCGTCGCCGCAAGATGCCGGTCACGATCCTGCTGAAGGCCATCGGCCTGAACCCGGAATCGATCCTCGCGAACTTCTTCGTGAACGACAACTTCCGCCTGATGGACAGCGGCGCGCAGATGGAGTTCGTCTCCGAGCGCCTGCGCGGCGAAGTCGCGCGCTTCGACATCACCGACAAGTCGGGCAAGGTCGTGGTCGCCAAGGACAAGCGCGTCACCGCGCGCCACACGCGTGAGCTCGAGCAGGGCGGCACCACGCACATCAGCGTGCCGGAAGACTTCCTGATCGGCCGCGTGATCGCCCGCAACATCGTCGACGCCGACTCCGGCGAAATCCTGGCCAAGGCCAACGACGAGCTGACCGAAGCGCTGCTGAAGAAGCTGCGCACGGCCGGCGTGCAGGACATCCAGGTCATCTACACGAACGAACTGGACCAGGGCGCGTACATCTCGCAAACGCTGCGCATCGACGAAACCGTCGACGAGTTCGCAGCGCGCGTGGCCATCTACCGCATGATGCGCCCCGGCGAGCCGCCGACCGAAGACGCCGTGCAGGCCCTGTTCCAGCGCCTGTTCTACAACCCGGACACGTACGACCTGTCGCGCGTGGGCCGCATGAAGTTCAACGCCAAGGTCGGCCGCGACGAATCGACCGGCCCGATGGTGCTGACCAACGAAGACATCCTGGCCGTGGTCAAGATCCTCGTGGACCTGCGCAACGGCAACGGCGAAGTCGACGACATCGACCACCTGGGCAACCGCCGCGTGCGTTGCGTCGGTGAACTGGCCGAAAACCAGTACCGCACCGGCCTGGCACGTATCGAGAAGGCCGTGAAGGAGCGTCTGGGTCAGGCCGAGCAAGAGCCGCTGATGCCGCACGACCTGATCAACAGCAAGCCGATCTCGGCCGCGCTGAAGGAATTCTTCGGTGCATCGCAGCTGTCGCAGTTCATGGACCAGACGAACCCGCTGTCCGAAATCACCCACAAGCGCCGCGTGTCGGCCCTTGGCCCGGGCGGTCTGACGCGTGAACGTGCAGGCTTCGAAGTGCGCGACGTGCACGTGACCCATTACGGCCGCGTGTGCCCGATCGAAACGCCTGAAGGCCCGAACATCGGTCTGATCAACTCGCTGGCCCTGTACGCCCGCCTGAACGAATACGGCTTCATCGAGACGCCGTACCGTCGCGTGGTCGACAGCAAGGTCACGATGGACATCGACTACCTGTCGGCCATCGAAGAAGGCAAGTACGTCATCGCCCAGGCCAATGCGGTCCTGGACAAGGACGGCACGCTGACCGGCGACCTGGTCTCCGCGCGTGAAGCCGGCGAATCGATCCTGGTCGGTGCCGAGCGCATCCAGTACATGGACGTGTCGCCCGCGCAGATCGTGTCGGTGGCTGCCTCGCTCGTGCCGTTCCTGGAGCACGACGATGCGAACCGCGCGCTGATGGGCGCCAACATGCAGCGTCAGGCCGTGCCTGTGCTGCGTCCCGAAAAGCCGATGGTCGGTACCGGCATCGAGCGCGTTTCCGCGGTCGACTCGGGCACCGTGGTCACGGCCACCCGTGGCGGTATCGTCGACTACGTCGATGCGACCCGTGTCGTGGTGCGCGTGAACGACGCCGAAGCGGCAGCCGGTGAAGTCGGTGTGGACATCTACAACCTGATCAAGTATCAGCGTTCGAACCAGAACACCAACATCCACCAGCGTCCGATCGTCAAGCGCGGCGACAAGATCGCCAAGGGCGACGTGGTGGCTGACGGCGCATCGACCGACCTCGGCGAACTGGCTCTCGGCCAGAACATGCTGATCGCGTTCATGCCCTGGAACGGCTACAACTTCGAAGACTCGATCCTGATCTCGGAACGCGTCGTTGCCGAAGACCGCTACACCTCGATCCACATCGAGGAACTGGTGGTGATGGCCCGCGACACGAAGCTGGGCGCCGAAGAAATCACGCGCGACATCCCGAACCTGGCCGAGCAGCAGCTCAACCGCCTCGACGAATCCGGCATCATTTATGTCGGCGCCGAAGTGCAGCCGGGCGACACGCTGGTGGGCAAGGTCACGCCGAAGGGCGAGACCACGCTGACGCCTGAAGAGAAGCTGCTTCGCGCCATCTTCGGCGAGAAGGCTTCCGACGTGAAGGACACCTCGCTGCGTGTGGACCAGGGCTCGCAAGGCACCGTGATCGACGTGCAGGTGTTCACCCGCGAAGGCATCCAGCGCGACAAGCGCGCCCAGCAGATCATCGACGATGAGCTGAAGCGCTTCCGCCTCGACCTGAACGACCAGCTGCGCATCGTCGAAGCCGACGCGTTCGACCGTATCGAGAAGCTCCTGACCGGCAAGGTCGCCAACGGCGGCCCGAACAAGCTGGCCAAGGGCACCAAGCTCGACAAGGCCTACCTGTCGTCGGTCGAGAAGTTCCACTGGTTCGACATCCGCCCGGCGGAAGACGAAGTGGCAACGCAGCTCGAGTCGATCAAGAACTCGCTCGAGCAGACGCGCCACAGCTTCGACCTCGCGTTCGAAGAAAAGCGCAAGAAGCTCACGCAAGGCGACGAGCTGCCCGCGGGCGTGCTCAAGATGGTCAAGGTCTACCTGGCCGTCAAGCGCCGCCTGCAACCCGGCGACAAGATGGCCGGCCGTCACGGCAACAAGGGTGTGGTGTCCAAGATCGTTCCGGTCGAAGACATGCCCCACATGGCCGACGGCACGCCGTGCGACATCTGCCTGAACCCGCTGGGCGTGCCTTCGCGGATGAACGTGGGCCAGGTGCTTGAAGTGCACTTGGGCTGGGCCGGCAAGGGCATCGGCCAGCGCATCGGTGACATGCTGCAGCAAGAGGCCAAGGTGGCCGAGCTGCGCAAGTTCCTGGAGCAGCTGTACAACGGCTCGGGCCGCAAGGAAGAGCTCGACCAGCTGAGCGACACCGAGCTGCTCTCCATGGCCGCCAACCTGCAAAGCGGCGCGACCTTCGCGACGCCGGTGTTCGACGGCGCCTCGGAAGAAGAAATCCGCGGCATGCTGAAGCTCGCCTACCCGGACGACATCGCCAAGCTCAAGGGCCTGACCGATACGCGCACGCAGGCTTACCTGTACGACGGCCGCACCGGCGACCAGTTCGAGCGTCCCGTCACCGTCGGCTACATGCACTTCTTGAAGCTGCACCACTTGGTGGACGACAAGATGCACGCCCGTTCGACCGGCCCGTACTCGCTCGTCACGCAGCAACCGCTGGGCGGCAAGGCGCAGTTCGGCGGCCAGCGTTTCGGTGAAATGGAAGTGTGGGCGCTGGAAGCTTACGGCGCCGCCTACGTCCTGCAGGAAATGCTGACCGTGAAGTCCGACGACGTGCAAGG
- the rplA gene encoding 50S ribosomal protein L1, translated as MSKITKKQKSLEGKVDSNKLYPLADAIVIVKDAATAKFDESIDVAVQLGIDAKKSDQVVRGAVVLPNGTGKTKRVAVFAQGAKAEEAKAAGADIVGMDDLAAMVKAGDMPFDVVIAAPDAMRVVGTLGQILGPRGLMPNPKVGTVTPDVATAVKNAKAGQVQFRVDKAGIIHGTIGRRSFDNDKLQGNLAALIDALVKAKPATSKGVYLRKVAVSSTMGLGVRVDTQTISAS; from the coding sequence ATGTCCAAGATCACCAAGAAGCAAAAGTCGCTCGAAGGCAAGGTCGACAGCAACAAGCTGTACCCCCTGGCTGACGCCATCGTCATCGTCAAGGACGCCGCCACCGCCAAGTTCGACGAATCGATCGACGTGGCCGTGCAGCTCGGCATCGACGCGAAGAAGTCGGACCAGGTGGTTCGCGGTGCTGTCGTGCTGCCGAACGGCACCGGCAAGACCAAGCGCGTCGCTGTGTTCGCCCAAGGCGCCAAGGCTGAAGAAGCCAAGGCCGCCGGCGCCGACATCGTCGGCATGGACGACCTGGCTGCGATGGTCAAGGCTGGCGACATGCCTTTCGACGTCGTGATCGCTGCCCCTGACGCCATGCGCGTCGTCGGTACGCTCGGTCAAATCCTCGGCCCGCGCGGCCTGATGCCCAACCCCAAGGTTGGCACCGTGACGCCTGACGTCGCCACCGCTGTCAAGAACGCCAAGGCTGGCCAGGTCCAGTTCCGCGTTGACAAGGCCGGCATCATCCACGGCACGATCGGCCGTCGCTCGTTCGACAACGACAAGCTGCAAGGCAACCTCGCTGCGCTGATCGACGCTCTGGTCAAGGCCAAGCCCGCGACCAGCAAGGGTGTGTACCTGCGCAAGGTGGCTGTGTCGTCGACCATGGGTCTGGGTGTCCGCGTGGACACGCAAACCATCTCGGCGAGCTAA
- the rplL gene encoding 50S ribosomal protein L7/L12 produces the protein MAFDKDAFLTALDAMTVLELNDLVKAIEEKFGVSAAAMAGPAAAGPAAAVAEEQTEFNVMLMDAGANKVSAIKAVREITGLGLKEAKDLVEAAPKAVKEGLSKADAEAAKKKLEDAGAKVELK, from the coding sequence ATGGCATTCGATAAAGACGCATTTCTGACCGCGCTCGACGCAATGACGGTCCTGGAACTCAACGACCTGGTGAAAGCCATCGAAGAGAAGTTTGGCGTGAGCGCTGCCGCCATGGCAGGCCCCGCAGCTGCCGGCCCCGCCGCTGCAGTCGCTGAAGAACAAACCGAATTCAACGTCATGCTCATGGATGCTGGCGCGAACAAGGTGTCGGCGATCAAGGCCGTGCGCGAAATCACCGGCCTGGGCCTCAAGGAAGCCAAGGACCTGGTGGAAGCCGCTCCCAAGGCTGTCAAGGAAGGCCTGTCGAAGGCTGACGCTGAAGCCGCCAAGAAGAAGCTGGAAGATGCCGGCGCCAAGGTGGAACTGAAGTAA
- the secE gene encoding preprotein translocase subunit SecE, giving the protein MATSQIETVSTGADKAKLAAAVVLAVGAIVAFYLLSRQGSLVQWAALLVGLAAAVGAFGSSENGRQLWAFGRDSWREVKKVVWPTRKESMQMTAYVFAFVAIMSVFLWLTDKTLEWVFFDLILGWRK; this is encoded by the coding sequence ATGGCCACTTCTCAAATCGAAACCGTGAGCACGGGTGCCGACAAAGCCAAGCTGGCTGCGGCGGTGGTGCTGGCAGTGGGCGCCATCGTGGCGTTCTATCTGCTGTCGCGCCAAGGCTCGCTGGTGCAATGGGCTGCGCTGCTGGTCGGCCTGGCCGCGGCCGTGGGCGCCTTCGGCAGCTCCGAGAATGGCCGTCAGCTGTGGGCTTTCGGTCGTGACTCGTGGCGCGAGGTCAAGAAGGTCGTGTGGCCGACCCGCAAGGAATCGATGCAGATGACGGCCTATGTGTTCGCCTTCGTGGCGATCATGTCCGTCTTCCTCTGGCTCACCGACAAGACGCTCGAATGGGTGTTCTTTGACCTCATTCTGGGCTGGAGAAAATAA
- the nusG gene encoding transcription termination/antitermination protein NusG: MPAANPDLRWYVVHAYSGMEKAVERNITERITRAGMQDKFGRILVPTEEVVEIKNGQKRTTERRFFPGYVLVEMIMDDESWHLVKHTNKVTGFVGGAKNRPAPISQKEVEDIVNQMQQGTEKPRHKVEFTVGEFVRVKEGPFTDFNGTVEDVNYEKSKVSVSVMIFGRATPVELEFGQVEKT; encoded by the coding sequence ATGCCTGCTGCCAACCCTGATCTGCGTTGGTACGTGGTGCATGCCTACTCGGGCATGGAGAAGGCTGTCGAGCGCAACATCACCGAGCGCATCACTCGCGCCGGCATGCAGGACAAGTTCGGCCGCATCCTGGTTCCGACCGAAGAAGTGGTCGAGATCAAGAACGGCCAGAAGCGCACCACCGAGCGCCGCTTCTTCCCGGGCTACGTGCTGGTCGAAATGATCATGGACGACGAGAGCTGGCACCTGGTGAAGCACACCAACAAGGTGACGGGTTTCGTGGGCGGCGCCAAGAACCGTCCGGCTCCGATCTCGCAGAAAGAGGTCGAGGACATCGTCAACCAGATGCAGCAGGGCACCGAGAAGCCGCGCCACAAGGTCGAGTTCACCGTGGGTGAGTTCGTGCGCGTCAAGGAAGGCCCGTTCACCGACTTCAATGGCACGGTGGAAGACGTCAACTACGAGAAGAGCAAGGTCAGCGTGTCGGTCATGATTTTCGGCCGCGCCACCCCTGTGGAGCTCGAATTCGGTCAGGTCGAGAAGACCTGA